A section of the Roseivirga sp. BDSF3-8 genome encodes:
- a CDS encoding carbamoyltransferase N-terminal domain-containing protein, with translation MKICGLKLTHDGAVALIDGNRLLFSIELEKLRNNPRYKEIDDTQLISEVLASEGYSPDDIDVFAIDGWGGYDQDALAIQPRLQIGETHNFLTARNGDKEFSLPVAQYRERQMNADVLEKWSFEGLEIGDKSYPYESYLHVTGHIMSAYATSPFADRGEEAFVLIWDGGMFPRMYHFEPAKKAVRNLGPLFLLIGNIYTIFSQHFGPFKVKGGFAKDDLSIAGKVMAYIAKGENRQALWPHFEEIYKKSFDAPMGFANKFAQEFKQKIKGQEFSDEDILCSFHHYLGDLLLQKLSKKIKRQGKGTPNLCMAGGCALNIKWNSLIRRSGLFADVYVPPFPNDSGSAIGAACAAMWYHTGSAALNWDVYSGPKLEDYMPDQGWSASDCSLEELARLLHEENEPVVFLNHRAELGPRALGNRSIIAAPVSETMKGILNEVKHREAYRPVSPICLEEEAPAIFQPGTPDPYMLFDHVVREEWLDRIPAICHLDKSARLQTITEKRNPEIACLLKAYKELSGIPMLCNTSANHKGAGFFPDVKSVTDWGRVNYVWSDGRLYTKDDRIVFSKVLQKEEDLIS, from the coding sequence ATGAAGATTTGCGGATTAAAATTAACCCATGACGGGGCGGTTGCCCTTATAGATGGCAATAGATTACTGTTCAGCATTGAACTGGAAAAGCTGCGCAACAATCCCCGGTACAAGGAGATTGACGATACGCAGCTTATCAGTGAGGTGCTGGCCTCAGAAGGGTACAGCCCGGACGACATTGATGTATTTGCCATAGACGGCTGGGGAGGATATGACCAGGATGCCCTGGCAATACAGCCACGGCTGCAAATCGGGGAGACGCATAACTTCCTCACCGCCCGCAACGGAGATAAGGAGTTCTCCCTGCCCGTGGCCCAGTACCGTGAGCGCCAGATGAACGCCGATGTGCTGGAAAAATGGTCATTCGAGGGCTTAGAGATCGGTGATAAAAGCTATCCCTACGAAAGCTACCTGCACGTGACCGGGCATATCATGAGCGCCTATGCCACCAGCCCCTTCGCAGACAGGGGAGAAGAAGCCTTTGTGCTTATCTGGGATGGCGGCATGTTTCCACGCATGTATCATTTTGAGCCGGCAAAGAAAGCCGTACGCAACCTCGGCCCCCTTTTCCTGCTCATTGGTAACATTTACACCATATTCAGCCAGCATTTCGGCCCCTTCAAAGTAAAAGGCGGATTTGCCAAAGACGATCTTTCCATTGCCGGTAAGGTGATGGCCTATATTGCGAAAGGAGAGAACCGGCAGGCGCTCTGGCCTCACTTCGAAGAGATATATAAGAAGAGCTTCGATGCTCCGATGGGCTTTGCTAACAAATTTGCCCAGGAGTTTAAGCAAAAAATCAAGGGACAGGAATTCTCAGATGAAGACATCCTTTGCTCCTTCCACCATTACCTGGGTGACCTGCTGCTGCAGAAGCTCAGCAAAAAAATAAAGCGCCAGGGCAAAGGCACCCCCAACCTCTGCATGGCAGGAGGCTGTGCCCTGAACATCAAATGGAACAGCCTCATAAGACGCAGCGGATTATTTGCCGATGTATATGTGCCTCCTTTTCCTAATGACTCCGGAAGTGCGATAGGCGCCGCCTGCGCGGCTATGTGGTACCATACCGGCAGCGCCGCACTGAACTGGGATGTGTACAGCGGCCCGAAACTGGAAGACTATATGCCTGATCAGGGCTGGTCAGCTTCCGACTGTAGCCTGGAAGAGTTGGCCCGCCTGCTGCATGAAGAGAATGAACCGGTGGTATTTCTGAACCACCGCGCAGAACTGGGCCCCCGTGCCCTGGGCAATCGCAGCATTATAGCCGCTCCGGTATCAGAGACCATGAAAGGCATACTGAACGAGGTGAAACACCGGGAAGCCTACCGTCCGGTTTCACCTATTTGTCTGGAAGAAGAAGCCCCCGCCATATTCCAACCCGGTACGCCGGACCCCTACATGCTGTTTGATCATGTAGTACGGGAAGAATGGCTGGACCGCATACCCGCCATCTGCCATCTCGATAAATCAGCTAGGCTACAGACCATCACCGAAAAGCGAAACCCTGAGATAGCCTGCTTACTGAAAGCCTATAAGGAGCTTTCCGGTATTCCGATGCTTTGCAATACCAGTGCAAATCATAAAGGCGCCGGCTTTTTCCCGGATGTGAAATCAGTGACCGACTGGGGCCGGGTAAACTACGTGTGGTCCGATGGCAGACTATACACCAAAGACGACAGGATAGTATTTTCAAAAGTCCTGCAAAAAGAAGAAGACCTTATTTCCTGA